Proteins encoded by one window of Sinorhizobium arboris LMG 14919:
- a CDS encoding ABC transporter permease subunit, protein MLEGVAKSKPVRPGRIYGAPGDGMSGHISLLTALAFISLWLLVTEMGWIKPLFLPSPLAVWDKFVIALTEGVSNSTLAQHTLASLGRVLGAFLLALVTAVPVGILMGVNRVVRGLFDPIIEFYRPLPPLAYLPLIIIWLGIGEFPKVFLIYLAIFAPMAIAARAGVRSVSTEQIHAAYAMGATRAQVIRHVILKAALPEIFTGMRIGIGVGWTTLVAAEMVAAHRGLGFMVLNAAEYLASDTVIMGIVVIGVFAFAFDLMIRYLEKALIPWKGKV, encoded by the coding sequence ATGCTTGAGGGTGTCGCCAAGAGTAAACCCGTTCGCCCGGGCAGGATCTACGGAGCGCCGGGCGACGGCATGAGCGGGCATATCAGCCTGCTGACCGCCCTGGCGTTCATCTCACTCTGGCTGCTCGTGACCGAAATGGGCTGGATCAAGCCGCTGTTCCTGCCGTCGCCGCTCGCCGTCTGGGACAAGTTCGTGATTGCGCTTACGGAAGGGGTGTCGAATTCCACTCTGGCGCAGCATACGCTGGCAAGTCTCGGCCGCGTGCTCGGAGCTTTCCTGCTGGCTCTCGTCACCGCCGTTCCCGTCGGCATCCTCATGGGCGTCAACCGGGTGGTGCGCGGTCTCTTCGACCCGATCATCGAATTCTACCGGCCACTGCCGCCGCTCGCCTATCTGCCGCTGATCATCATCTGGCTCGGCATCGGTGAATTTCCGAAAGTATTCCTGATCTATCTGGCGATCTTTGCGCCGATGGCGATCGCCGCCAGGGCCGGTGTCCGCTCGGTCTCGACGGAACAGATCCATGCGGCCTACGCGATGGGCGCGACGCGAGCTCAGGTCATCAGGCATGTGATCCTGAAGGCTGCCCTGCCGGAGATATTCACGGGGATGCGCATCGGGATCGGCGTCGGCTGGACCACGCTCGTCGCCGCCGAAATGGTGGCCGCCCATCGTGGCCTCGGCTTCATGGTGCTGAATGCCGCCGAATACCTCGCCAGCGATACGGTCATCATGGGCATCGTCGTCATCGGCGTCTTCGCCTTCGCCTTCGATCTCATGATCCGCTACCTCGAAAAGGCGCTCATTCCCTGGAAGGGCAAAGTGTGA
- a CDS encoding GMC family oxidoreductase, with the protein MSQVQFDYIVVGAGSSGCTVAARLSENGKFRVALIEAGPKDTSPWIHLPLGYGKTMWDERINWKLYTEPESNMNGRRIYWPRGKVLGGCSAINGLIAIRGQAEDYDGWARYGGEQWNYRNVLPYFRKSESFRGAANPEYHGKNGPISVDPIRHRHPLIDAFIGSANQLGIPFNEDFNGPSQEGVGYYSLTTRNGMRSSAAVGYLRPAKGRANLEIVTDALVTKVRLDGCRAQGIDYVRGGRKMSMDARRGVILSAGAVHTPHLMMLSGLGPADHIREHGINVVADMPGVGANLQDHLQLRLIYRCSKPITTNDDLNSLIGKVKIGLQWLLTRTGPLAVGINQGALFAKVMPDAARPDVQFHVATLSADMAGGKVHPFSGFTLSVCQLRPESRGSIRLASADPRVQPLIYANYLDTELDRQVAVGGVRLARRIASVGPLHRFVTSEELPGEALESEEDILDFARQSGATIFHPTSTCRMGQGDDKGAVVGPDLRVRGFDRLWIADCSVMPSIVSGNTNLPAIMIGEKLSDLILN; encoded by the coding sequence GTGAGCCAAGTGCAGTTTGATTACATCGTTGTCGGCGCCGGCTCTTCGGGCTGCACCGTCGCCGCGCGTCTCTCCGAGAACGGAAAGTTCCGTGTCGCTCTCATCGAAGCTGGACCGAAGGACACCAGTCCCTGGATCCATCTGCCGCTCGGTTACGGCAAGACGATGTGGGACGAGCGCATCAATTGGAAGCTTTACACCGAGCCCGAATCCAACATGAACGGCCGACGAATTTACTGGCCGCGCGGCAAGGTGCTGGGGGGCTGCTCAGCGATCAATGGTCTGATTGCCATAAGGGGGCAGGCTGAGGACTATGACGGCTGGGCACGCTACGGCGGTGAGCAGTGGAACTATCGCAACGTGCTGCCCTACTTCCGCAAGTCCGAATCCTTCCGAGGGGCGGCAAACCCGGAATATCACGGGAAAAACGGGCCGATCAGCGTCGACCCGATCCGCCATAGACACCCGCTGATAGACGCATTCATCGGTTCGGCCAATCAGCTCGGCATACCTTTCAATGAGGATTTCAACGGACCGTCGCAGGAAGGCGTGGGCTACTACAGTCTGACGACACGTAACGGCATGCGCAGCAGTGCTGCAGTGGGCTATCTCCGTCCAGCAAAAGGACGGGCCAACCTCGAAATCGTCACCGACGCGCTGGTGACGAAAGTTCGCCTCGATGGGTGCAGGGCGCAGGGCATCGACTACGTTCGAGGTGGCAGGAAGATGAGCATGGATGCGCGGCGAGGCGTCATCCTGAGCGCAGGCGCTGTGCATACGCCGCACCTGATGATGTTGTCCGGGCTCGGTCCGGCCGATCATATCAGGGAACACGGCATCAACGTCGTCGCAGACATGCCGGGCGTTGGCGCGAACCTGCAGGATCATTTGCAACTCAGACTTATCTACCGCTGCAGCAAGCCCATCACGACGAACGACGATCTGAACAGCCTGATCGGCAAGGTGAAGATCGGCCTGCAATGGCTGCTGACGCGAACGGGTCCGCTCGCCGTCGGAATCAACCAAGGCGCACTCTTCGCCAAAGTCATGCCGGATGCGGCACGGCCTGATGTTCAATTCCATGTGGCCACCCTTTCCGCGGACATGGCCGGAGGAAAGGTCCATCCTTTCTCCGGCTTCACCCTGTCGGTGTGCCAACTTCGTCCGGAGAGCCGCGGCTCCATTCGGCTGGCGTCTGCCGATCCGAGAGTTCAGCCGCTCATATACGCCAATTATCTCGACACCGAACTCGATCGTCAGGTTGCGGTCGGCGGCGTCCGGCTGGCCCGCCGCATCGCGAGTGTAGGTCCGCTGCACCGGTTCGTGACGAGCGAAGAACTGCCGGGCGAGGCATTGGAGAGCGAGGAAGATATTCTCGATTTCGCGCGCCAGAGCGGTGCGACGATCTTCCATCCCACGAGCACCTGCCGAATGGGTCAGGGCGACGACAAGGGCGCAGTGGTCGGCCCGGACCTGCGGGTGCGAGGCTTTGACCGTCTTTGGATCGCGGACTGTTCCGTGATGCCGAGCATCGTGTCGGGAAACACGAACCTGCCGGCAATCATGATCGGAGAAAAACTGTCCGACTTAATTCTGAACTGA
- a CDS encoding IclR family transcriptional regulator, giving the protein MDMQTEAPNSAVTRSLSLIEVVGLSEKPVTLSDLAERIDMPRATLHRLCQRLVEEGFLFREPDRRHYSVGPRLFKMGLTIVGSGVGTQRHAILKQVVDVTRETCNFVTRSGCDAIYLARVESDWPLRVHLEPGSRVPLHCTASGKLLLAHMDAQQRQKLLNAMTFERFTPATIISADALEAEFAEILRDGFSTDREEFMAGLIAIAVPVLDRNGRVVASLACHAPKARMTLEDAKRYVPVLQSAARKLAQTF; this is encoded by the coding sequence ATGGACATGCAAACCGAGGCGCCGAATTCGGCCGTAACGCGAAGCCTCAGCCTGATCGAAGTCGTCGGGCTTTCCGAAAAGCCGGTGACGCTGAGTGACCTTGCAGAGAGGATCGACATGCCAAGGGCCACGCTGCACAGACTGTGCCAACGTCTCGTGGAGGAGGGCTTTCTCTTTCGCGAACCGGACAGGCGCCACTACTCGGTCGGCCCGCGCCTCTTCAAGATGGGCCTGACCATTGTTGGTTCGGGCGTGGGAACCCAGCGGCACGCCATATTGAAGCAAGTGGTCGATGTAACGCGTGAGACATGCAATTTCGTGACACGTTCCGGTTGCGACGCCATATATCTCGCACGCGTCGAATCCGACTGGCCGCTGCGGGTTCATCTGGAGCCCGGCTCGCGCGTGCCGCTTCACTGCACCGCCAGCGGCAAATTGCTGCTGGCGCATATGGATGCGCAACAGAGGCAGAAGCTCCTGAACGCGATGACTTTCGAACGGTTCACGCCTGCAACGATCATCTCTGCGGACGCGCTGGAGGCGGAATTCGCCGAGATTTTGCGCGATGGTTTCAGCACCGATCGGGAGGAGTTCATGGCCGGGCTGATAGCCATCGCCGTTCCTGTTCTCGACAGGAATGGGCGGGTGGTTGCCTCGCTTGCCTGCCACGCACCAAAGGCCCGTATGACGCTCGAGGACGCCAAACGCTATGTGCCCGTGCTTCAGTCGGCGGCCCGCAAACTCGCGCAGACGTTCTAA
- a CDS encoding NAD(P)/FAD-dependent oxidoreductase — MEHQLARPIASRKPFDPTYDPIRAPHPGDGKDYAPTYWIGTAGTPPADDGPVTRDTDVDVAIVGSGYTGLSCAIHLAQEHGIKATVLEANGVAWGCSTRNGGQAQISAGRLKRSQWIERWGVDVARRLHGEISEAFDLFRDLIRSPEIDCDPQDGGHLYIAHREKVMPALEAESRLLNEVFGYRSRIVGRDEVHRGFLRDEEARGAMYEPDGMGIHAAKLAFGYLNLARKLGARVHTASPVIGCEWKSGAYHLSTPGGTVRARAVCIATAGYTSPDLHMLTRHRLMPILSNSIVTRPLTEEERTELNFKTRIPLTDTRTLRHYYRMMPDGRVQIGSRSAITGRDAVNPKHLDRLLEGLYRKFPILKGIRIDYSWWGWVDVSHDMMPRVFRPDPKQPLFYAMGYGGNGVMYSAQAGRRMAQMVAGKGGTLDLPIFTSPLPSHGLLTPFRRLGQWGMYRWYYLKDEIL, encoded by the coding sequence ATGGAACACCAGCTGGCCAGACCGATCGCATCGCGGAAGCCCTTCGATCCGACCTATGACCCGATCCGCGCGCCCCATCCGGGCGACGGCAAGGACTATGCGCCGACCTATTGGATCGGCACTGCCGGCACGCCGCCTGCCGACGACGGACCGGTTACACGCGATACGGACGTCGACGTCGCTATCGTCGGCTCCGGATATACGGGGCTCTCCTGCGCGATCCATCTGGCCCAGGAACACGGCATAAAGGCGACGGTGCTCGAAGCCAATGGAGTCGCCTGGGGCTGCAGCACCCGCAATGGCGGTCAGGCGCAGATCTCCGCCGGCCGGCTCAAGCGTTCGCAGTGGATAGAGCGCTGGGGCGTCGATGTCGCCAGAAGGCTGCACGGCGAAATCAGCGAAGCCTTCGATCTCTTCCGAGACCTGATCCGCTCGCCGGAGATCGACTGCGACCCTCAGGACGGCGGCCACCTCTATATCGCCCATCGCGAAAAGGTGATGCCGGCGCTCGAAGCCGAGTCGCGGCTTCTAAACGAGGTTTTCGGCTACCGCTCGCGCATCGTCGGCCGCGACGAGGTCCACCGCGGCTTCCTACGCGACGAGGAGGCGAGGGGGGCGATGTACGAACCGGACGGCATGGGCATCCACGCGGCCAAGCTCGCCTTCGGCTACCTCAATCTGGCGCGCAAGCTCGGTGCACGGGTCCACACGGCAAGCCCCGTTATCGGCTGCGAATGGAAGAGCGGCGCCTATCATCTGTCTACGCCGGGCGGCACCGTTCGTGCACGCGCCGTCTGCATCGCGACGGCGGGCTATACCTCGCCGGACCTGCATATGCTGACTCGGCACCGGCTGATGCCGATCCTCTCCAACTCGATCGTCACGCGCCCGCTGACCGAGGAAGAACGCACCGAACTGAACTTCAAGACGCGGATCCCGCTCACCGATACGCGCACGCTGCGCCACTATTACCGGATGATGCCGGACGGCCGCGTGCAGATCGGCAGCCGCAGCGCCATCACCGGCCGCGATGCGGTGAATCCCAAACATCTCGATCGGCTGCTCGAAGGACTGTACCGAAAGTTTCCGATCCTGAAGGGGATCCGGATCGACTACTCCTGGTGGGGCTGGGTCGATGTCAGCCACGACATGATGCCGCGGGTCTTCCGGCCCGACCCGAAGCAGCCGCTGTTCTACGCCATGGGCTATGGCGGCAACGGGGTCATGTATTCCGCCCAGGCCGGCCGCCGCATGGCCCAGATGGTGGCGGGCAAGGGCGGCACCCTCGATCTGCCGATCTTCACCTCGCCGCTGCCGAGCCACGGCCTGCTCACGCCGTTCAGACGCCTTGGCCAGTGGGGGATGTATCGCTGGTACTACCTCAAAGACGAGATCCTTTAG
- a CDS encoding MFS transporter → MLNTARNVREREVRRVVFASLIGATIEWYDFFLYGVIAGIVFNQLYFPAHDPIVSIVLAYATFAVGFVARPLGGIIFGHFGDKLGRKQMLVLTILIMGVATVLIGVLPTYDQIGVAAPILLLILRIAQGIGIGGEWGGAVLMAYEFAPENKRGYYASIPQIGLAIGLCLSSGVVALLSLLPDEAFMSWGWRSAFVGSVVLIIVGLYIRLKVAETPDFAAVKEEQQELKIPFVDLVRTYPRNILLGMGARYIDGVFFNVFAVFSIVYLSKYVQVDRTTALWLVSLSALVMVVAIPFFGRLSDRWGRPKTYAVGSLLLALVTFPAFMLMESGSLPLIALSLIVPFGIIYAMCYGPEAALFSDLFDVKVRYTGISFVYQFSGIFASGITPIIATYLISYGNGAPWLLAAYVVFAALVSMVSSMLIRPVSETSSVLPHKPLRTSTAHTS, encoded by the coding sequence ATGTTGAATACCGCGAGGAACGTAAGGGAACGTGAAGTGAGGCGTGTCGTATTCGCATCTTTGATAGGCGCGACGATCGAATGGTATGACTTCTTCTTGTACGGCGTGATTGCCGGCATCGTTTTCAATCAACTTTACTTCCCGGCGCACGACCCGATCGTTTCAATAGTGCTGGCCTATGCAACCTTTGCAGTCGGCTTCGTTGCCCGTCCGCTCGGCGGCATCATATTCGGGCATTTCGGAGACAAACTCGGCCGCAAACAGATGCTCGTGCTCACCATTCTGATCATGGGGGTCGCAACCGTTCTGATCGGCGTGCTGCCGACCTACGATCAGATCGGCGTAGCAGCTCCCATACTGCTGCTCATCCTGCGGATCGCACAAGGCATCGGCATCGGCGGCGAATGGGGCGGCGCGGTTCTCATGGCTTATGAATTCGCGCCTGAAAACAAGCGCGGCTACTATGCGTCGATCCCGCAAATCGGTCTTGCAATCGGCTTGTGCCTGTCATCAGGGGTCGTCGCACTCCTGAGCCTTCTCCCCGATGAAGCCTTCATGTCCTGGGGTTGGCGCAGTGCTTTCGTCGGCTCGGTCGTGCTTATCATCGTGGGCCTCTACATCCGGCTCAAGGTAGCCGAAACGCCGGATTTCGCCGCTGTCAAGGAAGAGCAGCAGGAGCTCAAGATCCCGTTTGTGGACCTCGTTCGCACCTATCCCCGCAACATACTGCTCGGCATGGGCGCGCGCTACATTGACGGAGTTTTCTTCAACGTATTCGCCGTCTTCTCGATCGTCTATCTGTCCAAATATGTGCAGGTGGACCGCACCACAGCATTATGGCTCGTCAGCCTTTCTGCACTTGTCATGGTCGTGGCAATTCCGTTCTTCGGCAGGTTGTCGGATCGTTGGGGCCGACCGAAAACCTATGCAGTCGGCAGCCTGCTGCTGGCGTTGGTCACGTTCCCCGCCTTCATGCTGATGGAAAGTGGGAGCCTGCCGCTGATTGCGCTCTCTCTGATCGTCCCGTTCGGCATCATCTACGCAATGTGCTACGGCCCCGAAGCCGCACTGTTCTCGGATCTGTTCGACGTGAAGGTGCGCTATACCGGAATTTCCTTCGTCTACCAGTTCTCCGGCATCTTCGCCAGCGGCATCACTCCGATCATCGCGACCTACCTCATCAGCTACGGCAACGGCGCGCCTTGGTTACTGGCCGCCTACGTCGTGTTTGCCGCTCTTGTTTCAATGGTTTCGTCGATGCTCATACGTCCGGTTTCGGAAACGAGTTCCGTGCTGCCGCACAAGCCGTTGCGCACATCAACCGCTCACACAAGCTAA
- a CDS encoding nuclear transport factor 2 family protein codes for MTAEDLAKLFDAFNRHDIDNVMAFFAADCVFNAVAGPEACGKRIAGAEAIADSFSGVWTAMRDAHWDHHSHFVHGDRAVSEWTFSGTNADGTRIVAEGCDLFTLRDGKIVRKQAFRKNRPLIEPQPRY; via the coding sequence ATGACCGCCGAAGATCTTGCAAAGCTTTTCGACGCCTTCAACAGGCACGACATCGACAACGTCATGGCGTTTTTTGCTGCCGATTGCGTCTTCAACGCCGTTGCCGGCCCGGAGGCCTGCGGCAAACGCATCGCCGGCGCCGAGGCGATTGCCGATTCCTTCTCAGGCGTATGGACGGCAATGCGGGATGCCCATTGGGATCATCACAGCCATTTCGTCCACGGCGATCGCGCCGTCTCCGAGTGGACCTTCTCGGGGACCAATGCGGACGGGACGCGGATCGTCGCGGAAGGCTGCGATCTCTTCACGCTTCGCGACGGAAAGATCGTCCGCAAGCAGGCATTCCGCAAGAACCGACCGCTCATCGAACCGCAGCCGAGATACTGA